In Heptranchias perlo isolate sHepPer1 chromosome 38, sHepPer1.hap1, whole genome shotgun sequence, a single window of DNA contains:
- the LOC137304571 gene encoding maestro heat-like repeat-containing protein family member 1, whose translation MVHYRFSSCLICPQPLAWLTTPSSFNTSPPLPSYPGHESTMRYLIEGLLKILLVAGEGIKEEEAKELEEQYTKQPESRRAHTLDCRVCEFYEVVTMKLEAWIGAILGLSSDGSELVRLRVIESLQELGRTKRKRVLLFLRRFLTEHQSLPMLQRTTLLKSIVLIVKDNTAHLGRPISKKIISLASIEMTKLTDVSEGHRETASNLLLTLGYDFPTEVFTEMQSMIQRLIPTNFYVMLTLANLCSENVRCIVPLLKPVLETILFKLRVAPCERMKCVFCYALGLFSKSILAYISDTEKAPYPPIMKDLFFSEFSTAYDILFHFWLNTEEPRVSRAVVEALGPISHLLPGDKVENELPTLIPTILSMYQNTWSDFSITKGLCGVLHTAMEMNSKMLVTHLECLLIILHQQICIAMDQPTHPLSESHQNKILCCFKVLTPAFIDQIIKFLLLQLRINDEQIQLGTLVAMKHLINTVPSCMESHKNQILSSMALPVLTNSNRVKGILAQVIYTMASHSYLELEGGVEMVEFIIGQCAVPTEENEEHLEVGESTEELGNATTCGVTDRDLRRLYEGLMERMTTTLMIDNVLWPLLLEFVIPVRYTNALATVCSSLVYLGTKKQKAGATEFVLNYEEHSNLPSRQALLTRLLTVSSSPYEGKGRGAPALTLLQVLGINIHPAAVKVWDNELPILVNYLQEFSEKYLLQKQWEQKLLQVLSQTLEEIEDEVWIVQLSEVMTKHIHRCHPYPQQKGFLYKCLGIVLQLTQNQEVVKKKLHEMLQSVQHDVALEREGVATGIGYCARTHLDTTLTTLRDCSKLNIFKKTASFYHIMKDQGAIEIMKLKSTLILCYGHLILHCPKDLILPRIETDILQNVLNHYNIKILGMKVQVKDSTMKLSLIKTITLMARAIPSIEEQSAYKLTRKAELLNYMQEFIKAEPTDTMTTYIRKAAMDACASLIILEPLSDHGELVKVCLNSVFSLPHLENKSANESRVEGTMERQELYNETLASLEDLLKQFLLLDLSPDGLQFLFKNMTVWIESRKDSEREKSMETTLHLLTFCLETTDINDKVPSHNLAAIIGCVVLRCSDPSLIVREAAIECLYILLYMKLRFEGFPMDHRDREVEHLKAIKGGLKGTNSEALCHVCTDIGKVLSKCMAHDQVNTLLFTISKGLTDMQLNSSCVASIVMNILIRKCGASLTDVPGMIKVLYHQLQLITEPQVTHAVTHSISVLASHNVLMVLPDLLKYQIPFHTYMDGIWKSLLSDNTLAMTSIKYLLDNLKLLYDDSKESLVHEGTKSATQQPLAVICALHAMICSPESETMINILYPQLFSIILIYLSSRVRVWFPRDFLRIPKERKTFSLPQKPDNIDACNYAAEILQAVLTNGKSDDTNIKEKGGWDLIKSPEKHHEGVMLLASTMAACAVPHLIGIVEQLIPFLANVHERQRITVAAFFAELLNHSVVLELSLTDTLVGSLLRCLLDISPTVQEIAVKGLGNAAIGASQKIEKYSTKLLSAMIAMVDRNSKSNNLLAVEAMSSISKILGQLQENFADPILTDVALAIEPFFEHEQEKVRASAFKVLGKLIRFGNIQLSPVLTEHIHSTLTSLLLHLNDESKEVRTVCKSVLNLMGPLMGSENLSTMFQELSPEDTVLGYEEYLSSVSKHISKDLPDRAIFYITSCAAFFSNVQPEIRENAVTLIGFLMFNAASDYSKFSADPICEEIITLLSDPVKSVRIKAVMAIQYLHMY comes from the exons ATGGTGCATTATCGCTTCTCGTCCTGCTTGATCTGTCCGCAGCCTTtggcatggttgaccacaccatcctccttcaacacctctcctccattaccCAGCTAccctgg tcatgagtctactatgcggtaccttatcgaaggccttttgaaaatcctgcTGGTGGCTGGTGAAGGAAtcaaggaagag GAAGCCAAGGAATTAGAGGAGCAGTACACAAAACAGCCAGAATCGAGGAGAGCACACACTTTGGATTGCAGGGTGTGTGAATTTTATGAAGTAGTGACTATGAAGTTGGAAGCTTGGATAGGTGCGATTCTGGGCCTGTCGTCTGATGGTAGTGAACTCGTTCGGCTGAGAGTGATTGAGTCCTTGCAGGAACTGGGACGCACCAAAAGGAAAAGGGTTCTACTGTTCCTTCGCAGGTTTCTCACCGAACACCAGAGCTTGCCAATGTTACAACGCACTACTTTATTGAAGAGCATTGTGCTGATTGTGAAGGACAACACGGCACATTTAGGCCGACCAATATCAAAAAAAATCATCTCGTTGGCTTCGATAGAAATGACCAAATTAACAGACGTATCTGAAGGACACAGGGAAACTGCGAGTAACCTCCTGCTTACTCTGGGTTACGATTTTCCCACTGAAGTTTTCACAGAGATGCAGTCAATGATCCAACGATTGATCCCGACGAATTTCTACGTGATGCTAACGCTGGCGAACTTGTGTTCTGAAAACGTGCGTTGCATCGTCCCTTTACTGAAGCCCGTTCTGGAAACTATCCTCTTTAAGCTTCGTGTAGCACCATGTGAGAGAATGAAGTGCGTGTTCTGTTATGCGTTGGGTCTTTTTAGTAAGAGCATTCTTGCTTACATCTCAGACACAGAGAAGGCCCCGTACCCTCCTATAATGAAGGATTTGTTCTTCAGTGAGTTTTCCACTGCTTATGACATACTTTTCCATTTCTGGTTGAACACTGAAGAACCCAGGGTGAGCAGAGCAGTGGTCGAAGCACTCGGCCCAATCTCCCACCTGCTACCCGGTGACAAAGTAGAGAATGAGCTCCCCACATTAATTCCAACAATTCTATCCATGTACCAAAATACCTGGAGTGATTTTTCCATCACTAAGGGTCTGTGTGGCGTACTGCACACTGCCATGGAGATGAACAGTAAAATGCTAGTGACTCACCTGGAATGTCTGCTCATCATTTTACATCAACAGATCTGTATAGCGATGGATCAACCCACCCACCCATTATCTGAAAGCCATCAAAATAAAATCCTTTGCTGCTTCAAAGTTCTAACTCCTGCCTTTATAGACCAGATAATAAAATTTCTTCTGCTGCAGCTGAGAATCAACGATGAGCAAATTCAACTGGGAACATTGGTTGCAATGAAGCACCTGATAAATACTGTGCCTTCCTGCATGGAAAGTCATAAGAATCAGATCCTGAGCAGCATGGCACTACCAGTTCTTACAAACAGTAACAGAGTGAAGGGAATACTCGCCCAGGTAATATATACCATGGCCAGTCACAGTTACCTGGAACTGGAGGGAGGAGTAGAAATGGTGGAATTTATCATTGGACAGTGTGCAGTGCCCACTGAGGAGAACGAGGAACACTTGGAAGTCGGGGAAAGCACAGAGGAGCTCGGCAATGCAACTACATGTGGGGTTACAGACCGAGATTTAAGGAGACTGTACGAAGGATTGATGGAAAGAATGACCACAACATTGATGATTGACAATGTTCTCTGGCCATTGCTTTTAGAGTTTGTGATCCCAGTGAGGTACACAAATGCCTTAGCTACAGTCTGTAGTTCCTTGGTGTACCTTGGAACTAAGAAGCAGAAAGCTGGGGCAACAGAGTTTGTTCTGAATTATGAGGAACATTCAAATCTTCCGAGTCGCCAGGCACTGCTGACACGGCTGTTGACTGTGTCTTCATCTCCCTATGAGGGGAAAGGACGAGGTGCCCCAGCTCTGACCTTACTGCAAGTCCTGGGTATTAACATTCACCCAGCAGCAGTGAAAGTATGGGACAACGAACTTCCAATTTTAGTTAATTATCTGCAGGAATTTTCAGAGAAATATCTGCTCCAGAAGCAGTGGGAACAGAAACTATTACAAGTTTTGTCCCAGACTCTGGAGGAAATAGAAGATGAAGTGTggattgtccagctgagtgaagTGATGACGAAACACATTCACAGATGTCACCCTTATCCACAGCAGAAGGGCTTTCTGTATAAATGTTTAGGGATAGTGTTACAGCTGACCCAGAACCAGGAAGTGGTAAAGAAGAAACTTCACGAGATGCTACAGAGTGTCCAGCATGACGTAGCTTTAGAAAGAGAGGGTGTAGCTACTGGAATCGGCTACTGTGCTCGAACCCACTTGGATACCACCCTAACTACACTGAGAGATTGTTCAaagctgaatatttttaagaagaCTGCAAGTTTCTACCACATAATGAAGGACCAGGGTGCCATTGAAATAATGAAGTTGAAAAGCACACTCATTTTATGCTATGGACATTTAATCTTGCATTGTCCTAAGGACCTCATTCTGCCCAGAATAGAGACTGATATTCTACAAAATGTACTCAACCATTACAACATCAAGATTTTGGGAATGAAGGTTCAGGTCAAGGACTCAACAATGAAGTTAAGTCTAATAAAGACTATAACCCTGATGGCTAGAGCTATCCCATCCATAGAAGAGCAATCTGCCTACAAATTGACCAGAAAGGCTGAACTGCTGAACTACATGCAGGAGTTCATCAAGGCTGAGCCAACAGACACAATGACGACTTACATTCGAAAGGCTGCCATGGATGCTTGTGCATCCCTCATAATACTGGAACCTTTAAGTGATCACGGGGAATTAGTTAAAGTTTGCCTGAACAGTGTTTTCAGCTTGCCACATTTGGAGAACAAGAGTGCCAATGAAAGCAGAGTCGAGGGTACGATGGAAAGACAGGAGCTTTACAATGAGACATTGGCGTCTCTAGAGGATCTTCTGAAGCAATTCCTACTTTTGGATTTGTCGCCCGATGGTCTTCAGTTTCTATTTAAGAACATGACGGTTTGGATAGAATCCAGAAAGGACTCCGAACGAGAAAAGTCCATGGAGACTACTTTACATCTACTGACATTTTGCCTGGAAACAACTGACATTAACGATAAGGTTCCATCCCACAACTTGGCAGCTATTATTGGATGTGTGGTGCTGCGATGTTCAGACCCATCACTTATTGTGAGGGAGGCAGCCATTGAATGCTTGTACATACTGCTTTATATGAAGTTACGATTTGAAGGGTTTCCTATGGATCATAGAGATAGAGAAGTGGAACATCTGAAAGCCATCAAAGGTGGGTTAAAAGGCACTAACAGTGAAGCCCTCTGTCATGTGTGCACTGATATTGGTAAAGTCCTGTCCAAATGCATGGCTCATGACCAGGTGAACACTTTACTCTTCACCATTTCTAAAGGACTTACTGACATGCAGTTGAACAGTTCTTGCGTTGCTTCTATTGTCATGAATATCCTCATTAGGAAATGTGGAGCCAGCCTTACCGATGTCCCTGGAATGATCAAAGTTCTGTACCATCAACTGCAGTTGATTACAGAGCCACAAGTAACACATGCTGTGACCCATTCTATCTCCGTTCTGGCTTCACACAATGTGCTGATGGTTTTGCCCGATCTCCTCAAATACCAAATTCCATTTCACACGTACATGGATGGGATATGGAAATCCTTACTGAGTGATAACACACTAGCCATGACTTCCATTAAATACCTACTGGATAATTTAAAGTTACTGTACGATGACAGTAAAGAATCCCTCGTCCACGAGGGGACAAAGTCAGCAACACAACAGCCTTTAGCTGTTATCTGTGCTCTTCACGCAATGATATGCAGCCCTGAGTCAGAAACAATGATCAACATTCTGTACCCCCAATTGTTCAGCATCATTCTCATCTATCTCAGCTCCAGAGTCCGGGTCTGGTTCCCCAGGGATTTTCTGAGAATTCCAAAGGAGAGAAAAACCTTCAGCCTGCCTCAAAAACCTGATAACATCGACGCTTGCAATTACGCTGCTGAGATACTTCAAGCCGTCCTGACGAATGGAAAGAGTGATGATACAAACATTAAAGAGAAGGGAGGTTGGGATCTGATCAAGAGTCCAGAAAAGCACCATGAGGGGGTTATGCTGCTGGCCAGCACAATGGCCGCGTGTGCTGTCCCTCATCTGATCGGCATTGTGGAGCAACTCATTCCTTTCCTTGCTAATGTACATGAGAGGCAGAGAATCACTGTAGCTGCTTTCTTTGCAGAGCTTTTGAATCACTCAGTGGTGTTGGAATTGTCCCTCACAGACACTCTTGTAGGAAGCTTGCTTCGATGCTTACTCGACATCTCTCCTACTGTCCAGGAGATCGCTGTAAAAGGTTTAGGAAATGCTGCAATTGGAGCTTCTCAAAAGATAGAGAAATACTCCACCAAATTGTTGTCTGCAATGATTGCGATGGTAGATCGGAACTCTAAATCCAATAATCTCTTGGCGGTTGAGGCGATGTCAAGCATTTCCAAGATCCTAGGTCAGTTGCAAGAGAATTTTGCCGATCCCATTCTGACTGACGTGGCACTCGCAATTGAGCCTTTCTTTGAACACGAACAGGAGAAAGTGAGAGCCTCAGCATTTAAAGTACTTGGGAAACTAATCAGATTTGGCAATATTCAGCTGAGCCCTGTGTTAACAGAACACATCCATTCAACCCTGACCAGCTTGCTGCTGCATCTCAACGATGAGAGCAAGGAAGTGAGAACAGTCTGCAAATCAGTACTGAATTTGATGGGTCCCCTCATGGGGTCGGAAAACCTAAGCACAATGTTTCAAGAGCTTTCACCGGAGGACACCGTGCTGGGTTATGAGGAATATTTGAGCAGCGTCTCCAAGCACATTAGCAAAGATTTGCCGGACAGGGCCATCTTCTACATAACGAGCTGCGCTGCCTTCTTCAGCAACGTTCAACCAGAGATAAGGGAAAATGCCGTCACATTGATAGGTTTTCTCATGTTCAATGCAGCGTCAGATTATTCCAAGTTCTCAGCGGATCCCATTTGTGAAGAGATTATTACTCTGCTGTCTGATCCCGTGAAAAGTGTCCGAATCAAAGCAGTCATGGCGATACAATACCTCCACATGTACTAA